From the genome of Plectropomus leopardus isolate mb chromosome 4, YSFRI_Pleo_2.0, whole genome shotgun sequence:
GTCTCACAGGTTGGTGTTTGGATGCTGCTTGATtccattttttgtgaaatatttcaagGACGCCTATCACACATGTCCTCGCTGTCGACGGGTCCTCCATGTACAAAGGAAGACATGCTGTGAATGAACACACATAAGATTAACTACCAGAAGTTGAATCCGatgtgttttttcacttttacagaGTTTAAATTGCACTTAAATGTACGCTCCCTCAAGCTGGATAATtatgtatgaatgtataataTAAAAGAAGACTTGCTTTTTCCTGTTATGTAGACTTTGGagatttttaacatattttaatcatgttttgtAACAAAATTATGTCAAATAAATGATTTCTGTGGTAAATGTGTCCCCGTGTTTTCTGTCTTATAAAATAAGAGcacacagctggaaaaaaatcctgaatttgaacataaacattttgtatattttgtgccaatcaaaaaaaaaaatactggaaatgagcaaaaacagatgaaaacttgtttatttaaagcttttaccCATCAGCTGATGTTCATGACATGCTGTTAAATGATGCGGAAAAAGCTATTGAGTGGACCTAGAACTATCTATCAGTTTGTAAAACTATATATTTGTAAGAGACTTTCCtgcttaaaggaacagtgtgtaggatttagtgtaATCTAGCaatgaggattgcagattgcaatcaTTTGAAACTTTTCCCATGAACTCCCAGTAAAGATGCCAgagttcaagaggtttttactgtgaacCGAATAATCTGCAGAGGTtttctcctctccaaaacaaaaagaccctATGATtttaactggtaaaaacactgaataaagcagcgTCACgttaaaaatcactgtttttccaatgctgttcaGGTCGTGCTGGAGGTGCTGCTAATTACAGTGGCTGAAACGGAAATGCGAATgcccctatctagagccagtgtttggtttgtacgttctgggctactgtaaaaacattacaCTGCAACATGGTGAACTCCATGGATGAGGACCAGCTCACTATATAagtggctcattctaaggtaatgaaaacacaataattcttattttcaggtgattatacacctaagaaaacatgcctgccGAAATGTCaccataaatcctacacaccggacCTTTCATTTAGATGTGCTTTCCACTGATTTTACCATTACCAATACAGTACACATTACACAGACCTCCCACTTTACTTTCACTCTAATCATCACCACATCCTGTGTGGATTAAACCGGCATGTGCACTTGCACTGTGTGGAGTAAACGTGCCCTCGCTGACATGACACCAGGGGATTAGGAGTGTGGGTTTATTTTAGATCTTTGAGCCTCAGAGTAATGAGCATTTGAGATGCAGCAAACCCTCCATTCCCCTTGTCTGAGGTCGCACACGCCTTTTGCAGTGTGCCGTGCCACACCCTCCTGCTGCTCAGGTATAAGACGCTGTCACGATGTCGGCTGTTCCACGGTAGATGAACACTAGAGGATCCCAGCAGCAACTCACTGACTGCTGACCCCTGCATGGCCGAGGATGCATCAGAGTATCTCGCCTCTCCCAGTCAATCGATTTCCTCGTCGgtgtcttcttttttcctccagaACTTCAAACGCAAAACTGAACTCCTGTCTTATTTGATCTTGTGTGTTGCTAAAATGCCATTTATACCACCTGTTTCGATTGCACGCTCTGTGTCAGGACTGACCGGGAAGGAGAGACCTATCAACAACATTTCACCCACAACTACTTTGACAAAGGTCCAAAGAGAGGACAAAGGCAGCTCAGTGAAGGAGCGACTGGCTTCGAACCTGAAGCAGCTGGGGAAGAAGAGCCAACCCAGGAGTCACCTGCCCACTGCCAAAGCAGTGTCAGGGACAGAGCTGCATgcaaagaggagggagagactgCTGCCTTCATCACAGACTGACAGCTTTCCTGCCTCCAGCTCGAGTGAGTCCCTGTCTAAGACACAGCAGCACAAAATTGCGAGCAAGAGCTCTGTGAAGAGTGAACCAGAGGTGAAGACGAGGGCAAGGAATCAGGAGGAGGTCCGTTTCACACTGACTCTCACACCTGAggctgttctgctgctgcagcggaGGAATAGCGAGAGACGTCAACACTCAGCATCCAGAAATGCCGGAAGTGGAGGAGGTGTTTCTGGAAGCGGCTCTGATTCCAGACGCAGGAGGGAAAACGCCTCTAAAAGGCATCAGCCGgctacacagagacacagcacTCCAaccagcagagctgctgctaaAAACAACGCTGACACTGAACTGGGAGACATAAGCTCGATTGTGAAAATTTCACTTCTGAACGAGCGACATAAGTATGATGATGTGGAgtatgaggaagaggaggatcaTGGTGTGGATGAGCGGGTGGTGCTGAAGTGTACAGAGTGGCTGCGTGGGTTGGAAAACACACCGGTAACAGTGGGACACAGCCTGAGTAAGAGTGTAAGTGGTGTGAAAACTTTCTAAATGTGAACTGAGAGTTAACTGAGGTGTTGTCCTCCAACCTGAGAATGAACTGCAGATTCTGTTTATGCGATACCATTTGAAAATGTGCTTgttctgtgtttctcttttctggGCCTAGTCCTGCTTAGGTATTCATCCTTTGCTACAGTGTTGACGTTTTTACGAAACTGCGAGAGAATTTTGGCAAGTTCATGAGATGTTCTGttcctgctgttttgtttgatcCATTTTCCTCTCCAAGTCAGAGCAGAGGTAAAACCTAAGACATTCAAATTTTCTCTGCACATCTAAACATCTAAGAAGAAACCAGACTTTGCCAAAAGTTCACGctttaaaacttgttttaaaggtacagtgtgCAAGATTTAAGGGGATTCAGCGGCATCTAGTGGCGGCTGAAACTTCACCCAGTTAGGACTCCATCAGTGTtgattgttcaggaggttttttagcaggagccaaattatccatcTACAACAATCAGCTTGTCacaggctactgtagaaacatggcggtgcaacatggcgcaCTACATAAACGCAGACCCACTCCATATTCAGATAtcaacggctcattctaaggtaataaaaacacaatgattgttattttcaggtaattatacactaaagaaaacatacttaataaacatacttattatattatgttcaatttctgccaatatattcccctaaaccctacacattggacctttaaactGAAGCGTTACAAAATATCATGTTATTTGGAGAACATCTGGGTCACTagacattttattctgtttctaaCAAGGGGGAATTGATTTATTTCTGAAATGctgacacataaaaacatatcttGATAAGATACAGCTGAACTCGTTATGAGAGTGCACTGTGTACAGGGgggatgttttaaaataaactgattacaTATTATGCACTGGGAGTGAGAGGGAGCTGAGAGCACGGGCTGACGGACCTGCAGCTGGCCGATCTACACGGTTTTGCTCTAGGTCCCCGCAAAGGAACAGAAACCTGGGTCATCTTTGTCACACTTTCCTTTCCTGTTAACAACTTCAACACACATGTCAATAAAACTTTACCAATTTACACAAAAATGGTGATCATCGTTAACCCCTTTTACCCCAATGATTGTTTGTCCAACTCATGCTGTGCAGGCAACATTATTCAAACCCAACACTGAGTCTTATTTTAAATCTAGTACAGATACAAAAGTATCCAAAGATTACAAATAAGATtcattttggggaaatgttgttaaaatgacgCAAAGACATCTAgactttttccttttaatgcAATGCTACAGCCATAAAAATCCCGAGTTCTGGGGGTTGAAGATTTCATTTGATGTAAATATATAGCTTCAATAAAGAGCTGAAGCATGATACAGAATATGCTAGATGTGaaacagtcagacagagaggaatAAGATGATCTTCAAACCTTAAAACCAGGGTTTTTTTGAATGCTTTTCTGCCATGTGTGAATCTTTTCCATGCCCTGTAATCAAGTTTTACATGGTTTTATGACTGTACCTCATGATAAGTTATcagtgtaattttttaaaaacttaattcaacataacaacataatttttgtaacaaaaaaggtatattacactgaaaataaaatgacaattcCTTTGCTGTTAGGCAACAAATAAAGGGAATAGCTTTTTGCATTGAccattatttttacatggaAAAAGGTGaatttttaaactaaactattcCCCAATAATATACCATAATATATAGAATACTCTATATATCTTTTCTTACTGCGGCTTGATGTTGTGTCAGTCACTGTAAGTAGCTTTGTAAGGACTTAGACGCTGACTTGGCGGTTGCGGTACATTCCCTCGTGCACAGACTAAGTGTGCTTAGTGGCAGCTTATCCACCTGGGAGTCAAATGTTACGACACGTGTGTTTATCTGTGAGAGCGTGAgtgagtgacagacagagagagataccATGTGTAATGGTTAAccaatgttttgattttgaataataatagaaatcatattttcttttttcccccaaaatgaaTGTCTGTATTTCATTGAGgcctgttaaaataaataagataaaatctGAAGACACATTACACGGCTGATGAGTACATTAACAGATGGACGGGCATCATTTCCAGCGGTTGATTCGTCGCAGCTGTACATACGCCAGGATCATGCAGACCAATATGATTCCCAACAGAGCCACCTGGTTCTGCCAGAAGCCCCACACAGAGTAGTCCATGTCCTGTTCTTTCAGGAACAGCTCCCCTGGGAtactgcagcacagacagagaggctcagtgtgttagtgtgtatgtgcgtgcgtgtgtgcgtgtgtgtgtgtgtgtgtgtgtgtgtgtgtgtgtgtgcactttgaGGAGTGGTTACATTATCTCTCAGCACTCACCTGATGTTGTTGCTGTAGAAAAACTGGCCTGTGAACTCGTTGATGAATGCAGCCTGTGAGGGACAAAGAGATTGGGCTGAAAAACATCTCCAcgacagataaaaacagattaaattcAATCCACTAAAGTCACTCTCACAACCACACCTCTCTGCTCCCACTCTGCCTACTTTCCATGTCTTACATTCAGTCCATATCTGAAGATACTGATCCATTTCAGCCAAGAGAGCCAGCTCAGCATGGCATTGAGATTGACAAGATAACCACCAAAGACcttaagagagagagataatacAACAGTCTGTCATATATCTTTAACAGTCCACATCATGATCTCagtcatgaatatttaatgtgtgtgtctcagcGTCTCACCATCATAAAGACGAAGGGTAGGGCAATGAGGATGTTAGCCATGGCGAATGAAGATACGCTAGCTGAGACGAGGAAGGCCAGACCTACTCCTGCCAGACTGACCAGAGACATGGTCAGGGCGAAACATATGAAGGCCTCAAAGGCAGGCTTCAGTCCTGAGAACGTGGTGGATACATGTAAACAGGAAGACAGATATGAGTATAAGAATGGACATTTTAATCTTGCTTTGAGCAGGTTCCCTCTGATCGGGTCAGACGTGGCTGAAAGGTCAAATGAAAGGTTCCAGACAAAGAGAGATCAACAGCAGAGCATGAATTAGGAAGACGTACAAAACTGTTATCAGGCAGCTCCCTGTCATCTAGATTTTATCTCTCAAACTTGAATGTCCTTGGGAGGAAGCTAAGCCAGTGCAGAAAGAATTATGGACTGTTTCTTTATCCACTACATAATTTGCTGCGTTTTAGGGCTGCACTGAATGTCCTTATTTTTACACTTGGAGCTTCTGTTAAGGTTTACGAATGAAGCTTCAAATGTCTGTTGTCACATTTTATGAGGTCAATACCCTAACAATACTCatgaaaaaatcagaaatatgaataaagttatTCATTTGATTATAAAGGTTATGCTGATTACTATCTTGATGTGACGAGAACTTTGTTTCTAGTTTTAGTAAACTTTGCGCACCTCCATAGGCTCCATGAATATTGTTGTTGCTCAAAGTATATCTGAGTAAATTGCTGTATGTtaggaaaaagtgttttttttttttaattaaaccttctttaatgaatgcatttatttatggtgTTGTGAGAATGCTGCTAAACTGCCCTGTCAGGTAGACCTTCTGCTAACATAACGCAGCACGTTTTCAGCATGGGAGCTCACTAGGCAGCGGGGACAACAGATAATATCACAGCTGTTTTGCGTTAtcaccaccagcaccaccaaCACTAAGGAAACAGCAGCTAGCTAACATGCTTGCCAGTAGTCCAGGCCCAGTCTTTAGGCCTGTGCGCTAAGACTCGCTTTCAGTAGGACTTCCTGTGTGTGGCGCTAAAATTCTACTCTCTGCTGTATGCTCCTGTTGTGGAGCACTCACAGGTAAAGCTTGCcatgtctgcagctgtgcagaAATGCTGGGTTTAAACAGAATCAACAGAcgtgcaaaaaataaagaaaagctgCACAACATTTGAATGTTGCTTCAGAATGAAACATCGAAGCTTTGAGATATTTAGTACTGCTCTACTGCTTTTACTTTTCAAGTTATATTGGGGGAAAATGACAAAGGCACTTGTTGAATTTTGAGATCTCTGCAGTCCAAAAGTTAGCAGATCATATACAATAGTCATTTCAATGAGAATAAAACAGAACCTGTCCTTTTCAGCATCAGGGCAGTCTCTCCATCTGCATGATACAATATAGTGaatgtgtacagtatgtacttGTATGTGTGAGACTTACCCATCATATAGTAGGCgatggctgaaaacacaaagatggGGATGATGCGGTTGGGAATGAGATCAGCAAAGATCTTGGACAGGAAGTAGACAGACGTGCGGTAATAGCCACTGGAGTTCTCGTGACTGcatcaaaaaacacagaaatataaacacTGCGGCAGAGTTAAAAGTAGTGCCAGACCAAGCACACTCAGCACTTCCCCAAGCTTCTCCTATTAGTATTGttcatatttaatgtatttaatacaCACAGGAAAAAGTTGTTtgagaaatcaacacaaataaacaactacgcttacaaacaataacagtaaaaaaaaaaaaacaaataaagatattGCATTATTCTATaatagattttaaattattacatttcttcctgtttttgattgtttttttcttcttttggaaTGTACACCAGATGGCTTTTGCCTTTCCATTTTTACCCTTATGTtcaattgtttttaatgtaaaaaaatgctgcttggGGCTGAGTGCCacatacagaaaacacattatttgttTAGTCTCAGTACAGGATTTGTtcacattaataaaaataaagaataacaccagccttatcctttaaacagcattaaaaggAGAAGTGTGATCCACATTAATCTATCTGGGCATTGAACATCTTCGTAGTCGTGTACCTATAGCATGCAGGTGCAGTtaaacacgcaaacacacacatgaccTTTATCTTTCACTCACATGAAGATTGCCCTTTCATTGATAAAGAGTTCAACAGCAGAGAGATTCCCAAACACCATGTTGATGATAAGGAAGAAGAACGCCCCGCTCCTGTCGtccagagtgagagagagagggttaTTAGATAATCCGTTAATCTGATGAATAGTTAAGCAGAAAATGTCACCCTGGCCTTGGTTTTTTCACAATACCCCTATATAAAGGCATCATAAAAGTTGTTTGCTCATCTTGACATTGTGGTTTCTTGTCCATGTGGATGTGGGAGAAAGTGCAAACTGAAGGCTCCATGACATGTAATTCATGAAAGAAATCAGGTATAGATCATACAGAAAACTCAATAAGGGGTCGAGACAGATTAAAAGAATCTTACAAAGagagttgtttttatatatacattaaaaGCAACATCATACCCAAGTTAGACTGGGGAATTTAACTTCTCTCTTTTCTGCAAttgtctcttcttttttaaacatcgGGATCCTTCAAAAAAAGTCAAGGGCCGTCTTGTCTGTGTGCACTGCagacaaatatgttttgttgtgttgttctGTGATGTTCtggttttgtaatatttttatgtgtttattgcagttttgcccTGATATTGTGTGATTTACAATGGCTAAAAAGTTTCCTCTGCTGAAAAGGATGCGTCATGCGACTTTACTTGTCTACATTAAACGTGACTACTTGCCAACACGTATAAGAAAAAACCCAAAGGTGGCGTGAATGGCTGAAAGGCATATTTTTAACTGCTAAATAACTGTGAAATATTGAACGCCTTTTATAAAATAACCCTCTTGAGACCTCAGATTTCCTCCAACAATTCTATCTTAGTTTCTTATCTTACTATTTACTATATTTCAAATTGAATTCAGCTATCGTACCTGACTgctttcacagtatttttaaatacatttttgtcgtTTTTGCCTTGAGAGCTCAAGccaatattttgcatatttataaATAGTGCAAAACAACACTTTTGGGTCTACAACATGCACTAATgtgcaatgaaaacacacaacacaagaaaGAATAGCATTTCATTTTGGCCTTGAGATGGGCTGAGGAAAGGTGACATATTTATAACACAATAGAACAGAGCAGATACATTGTGTTTTAACTAGGTTGTCTGCTATGCTACAGGTTACGTGTACTGTACCTGTTCTGTAATGCCTCGGGCAGCGTTAAAGGCATCTGGTAGTAAATGAGTCCCACCAGAATGGCAAAGAAAATGTTGAGAGCCAACTGGGCGTAAGAGGTCTGCGGGTTCCTCAGAATGTTCAGTACCGTTCTGCCACACACCACTCgcatctgaaacacacacacacacacacacacacacacacacacacacacacacacacacacacacacacgcacacacagccaGACAAAGATTGTTTTTTATGGACATGATGACAGTTATAAACAGGGTTCATTCAGCGGGCACTGACTTCACAGCTGGCTGGCACAGTCACTAAACTCTGAACTGCGATGTAACATAAACTCCTTTGGTTAATCACAAAATGAATCACAACTGAACTTTAATTTCCTAAAATGGATAATTATCTCATATAGTTTTAGGTGTAAGAAACATgctcttttcaaacatttttagtgTGTTTCTAAATTGCGAACTTGGCTTGCCTGATAAAGGAAAGAGGTAGCATAGTCGGCTGCCTCGTCTTGACCTTTGGGCCCTTCAGCAATGATCTGGTTCATATGGTCCAACTCCGCAAGCACATCATGGCACAGTTGGGACTGGCGATACTTGGCTGCCAATGAGTTTTTAAGCTCGACtgtaaaaatagagaaaatccAGCAAtataaacatcttttttaatgGCAGCATTTACTCTTCTCAGGCTTTGGAGATTTGCAAGATAAAAAcatgatctgaaaaaaacatgatatgatcttaacaaaaaatataaatcgggttattaaaggaaaagtttgacactttaagaaaattaaatgcttTACCTAAAAAAACACTTGCTCAATTTTTACTCACCTTAAAAGATCAATATCAGTACAAGTGTATGCTATATCTATCATATTTTTACTGCTTCACCGCAATGCCATACAGCCTTTGCCAACAGTGAACTGaagctatttttaaagatttttttttttaaagagatttttagGTGTATTCTTTAGGTAGCCAAAATCCGTTTTTACAGTATATAAGCACAGAAAACATAAGAAAGGTTGGACCATCGTGTTCAAGTTTAAATCTTTACACATTACATTAAgcgctgaaaatgacaaaagaaataaaacaagtttacCAATTTAACATATCTGCAATTCAAAGCACATGACAGTTGTCTACCCAGATGGTATTATTGTTGTTGGCACAGTGTCACCATAATTCGGTCTACTGTCGTCACTTTAAAGTTACAAGGCAAACAGCCAAGATTCCAGATAAGCAACTTGCAGCCAGCTGATGTTCCTTGAGGAATAGTTAAAACTCAACAGCCCTCCTTCCAGGAGTTATGCTGAGCTAAGCTAATCACCGCCCGACTCTAGTGTCATACTTATTGTACAGACATGAACTAAATCTAATTcttagagtaaaaaaaaaacaagtaaagatTATTTTAGCTATGCAGGTTTTGGTATTCTAATATTTCATTGTCTACCTTTCAAACTTACACTTTTcaacaagacacacagacacattcttACACACAAACCAccaaaaaacatacattgaGCATCTGTTggaaactgtgtgtttgtgtgtgtgtacctgcagtCTGTGATTCTAATGTTGACTTTGCCTCTCCGTTTGTGATGTCCATGAAGAAATCAGCAGGGTTGTCGAAGGACTCAATTTGGTAGcctgtgcaaaaacacacagacacataagaATACATCATAATAAGTGTCtgtattaaaacaaacaatttctTACAGGCTATTTAGGGTATCTAGACAACTAGTTTATTTTTCAATTCACATGAATTTAGTAGAatattatgtataaatattagAATCTAAAACAATGGCTAAATTGAAATAACTGACTGTCAAGCAATATCCTTCTCtataacagaaaattaatcataTATTCTATTATATTCAAGGCCCTACACATTTGAGTTTGAGTTTATTAGCATTCATAGAAGAAGaatttatattaattaaaaaaacagtaatatatttaataatgacggcatatcataaaaacataaaactataCATATGCCTGTACACAAATACATCCATACATTCATACTCTTCATACTACTACATACTACTCTTTTAGATGTTCATACTATGTTTCATTGTTAACAAGCAAACACGTGTACCAAGGTTTGTGAAATATCCCAGTGCATTGGGTGCTGCTCCTGCGTACACCACCTCCCCTTTGTGCATCAAAGTCAGGTGGTCAAACTGTCTGAAGATGGAGTAGCGTGGTTGGTGGATGGAGAAGATCACAGTCTTACCTCTTCTGGACAGCCTGGGCACACATAAGGAAATTTGTTTGAATCCatattgttacagaaaaaaatacaaagacagcaGTAAATGGTGAAGATGCTGCTGATTTGCAGGATATCAGAAATAAAGCTGACAGCCAATAGTGCGATGGCCACAGTTTCCCCTCATCCTCTTCAgcattgtgtgtttcagttgccactatattttatgtatatgtgtTGCCTAATGTGAGATTAATGAGTTATTGTGTTGTACTTGTGCAGTAGACCAATGATGCAGTTTGCAGTGTTCGAATCCAGTCCGGTGGTCGGTTCATCCAGaaacagcagagagggagaggtgatGAGCTCCATCCCAATGCTACACCTCTTCCTTTCACCTCCAGATACGCCACGCAGAAACTCTGTTCCTatctgcacatgcacacaaaacacacacaaaaaaaacacttgggtGCTGAGATGAACAGCAAGAATACTAAACACTCTCCTCAACTAGggcgtaggttttgtttcaacattgagGGTGCAACAAATTAAAGAGGGAGTTTTGGGGTCCTCccaaaattttgagcatcaaaaacttaattttcctGTATTCccgtgattttttttcttttattctgtcaaAGTAAAAGACCTCTGCTACTTAGATGTTTTTTATTGGGAGGACAAATACACATGTTccacattaacaaaacaaatgtgtcagggtgcccagtagctcagagGGTAGAGCGGGTACCCCAcgtacagaggctatgtcctagctgcagcagccacaggtttGATTTcaacctcggccctttgctgcatgtcatcccctctctctctcccgctttCACACTGAAGCTGTCTTatctaaaaaaggcaaaaagaccataaaataatatttaaaaaaacaaaacacaaaactagtCTGTCAATAATGTAGGCTATTGgcctgttttaattttatttttacttttaaaaaatacactttcatAGACTTTGCTACAGTTGAAGTAAAccattacagagaaaaaaaggtacGCAGCCCATAAAAGTGTGACATTGGAAACACTTCTCTTATAAGGGTAgggataaaaacatgataaaaatcaattttctctaataaagcacttttaataaACTGTCTTTCCAACACTGCAGTAAAATGCTTGTTGGGCAGTtatcagcttgtgtgtgtggaaCTGTACCTTAGTGTCTGCGCAGTCTGTTAGGCCAAGGTCTTGTATGATGGCATCTACTCTGCTTTTTTTATCCTTGGTGGAGTGATGTTGAGGGTTGAGACGCAGGTTGGCGCTGAACAGGAGGTTCTCCCTCACAGACAGAGTGCCCATTAGGATATCATCCTAGAAACACAGGAGTGATGTGGGCACAATATACTCAGAGGAGCCCCAAAGTATAATGATGTCTAagaatgtgtgcgtgtgtgtgtttgtattgtgtACCTGGACCACATAGGCAGAGCTGAGCCTGAGGTCAGACGTGACGGTTTTGCCATCCACCAGCACTTTTCCTTGCTTCAGTCCAGCTGGGTCTTTTCTTCCTGCGATCACGTCCAAAAGTCTAACAATAAAGCAAAGAATACTCGTGTGGGTaagggtgtgcatgtgtgtgagacagtgcCTGTATGTTTGCATTTATATGAACATGTTTCTTACGATGTTTTACCACTTCCAGTGGCGCCCATAATGGCATTCATCCCAGGTCTCATAATGCCACTGCAACAACCAATCagaaaattaagttaatttatttaaagagAACACTTTAAGATAACAATGACGAACGAGTTAAGACCTACTCCACCTTAATTTAATAATTGAAAGATAAATGTAAACAGCATTTAAGAAAAAGAGTAATGGGCTACATATTAGGATCATAATTAAAGAGTATTGAAGAATATGTCTATGACTG
Proteins encoded in this window:
- the abcg2b gene encoding broad substrate specificity ATP-binding cassette transporter ABCG2b, which translates into the protein MAYDSSWVLHVQWHVFLTTAMSEGSKYQRSPKVRYIYDRNLLITCSLTCLFLSLSLCVRLYCSLFKRPFQTNFLVGSFTILKMSKAEKNVWSVEDYFQERGPTVTFSNLHYSVQETRFCCKRGPEKHILNDVSGIMRPGMNAIMGATGSGKTSLLDVIAGRKDPAGLKQGKVLVDGKTVTSDLRLSSAYVVQDDILMGTLSVRENLLFSANLRLNPQHHSTKDKKSRVDAIIQDLGLTDCADTKIGTEFLRGVSGGERKRCSIGMELITSPSLLFLDEPTTGLDSNTANCIIGLLHKLSRRGKTVIFSIHQPRYSIFRQFDHLTLMHKGEVVYAGAAPNALGYFTNLGYQIESFDNPADFFMDITNGEAKSTLESQTAVELKNSLAAKYRQSQLCHDVLAELDHMNQIIAEGPKGQDEAADYATSFLYQMRVVCGRTVLNILRNPQTSYAQLALNIFFAILVGLIYYQMPLTLPEALQNRSGAFFFLIINMVFGNLSAVELFINERAIFIHENSSGYYRTSVYFLSKIFADLIPNRIIPIFVFSAIAYYMMGLKPAFEAFICFALTMSLVSLAGVGLAFLVSASVSSFAMANILIALPFVFMMVFGGYLVNLNAMLSWLSWLKWISIFRYGLNAAFINEFTGQFFYSNNISIPGELFLKEQDMDYSVWGFWQNQVALLGIILVCMILAYVQLRRINRWK